The proteins below are encoded in one region of Desulforegula conservatrix Mb1Pa:
- a CDS encoding transposase yields KAAVEHPSFKWVNIILGNLKNALKGTYHAINRKHVPRYLAEFQYRFNRRYDLPSMIHRLIYVALRTPPMPSTMLSMAEAEW; encoded by the coding sequence TAAAGCAGCTGTAGAGCATCCATCCTTCAAATGGGTCAATATAATACTTGGTAACTTAAAAAATGCGCTCAAAGGTACTTATCATGCAATTAATCGCAAGCATGTTCCGCGGTACCTGGCAGAATTTCAGTACAGATTCAATCGCCGATATGATCTGCCGTCCATGATTCACAGACTGATTTATGTTGCTCTTAGGACTCCACCCATGCCATCAACCATGCTTTCTATGGCTGAAGCAGAGTGGTAA